In Hemibagrus wyckioides isolate EC202008001 linkage group LG12, SWU_Hwy_1.0, whole genome shotgun sequence, the genomic stretch TCTCGCTGTAAATCAGCTGGGAGTGTCCCTCTGTCCCCTCTGGCACACACCCCCTCCCCGAGCACGCCCGGCGCCACACCCGCTTTCCCCGCCAAGTTGCACTCGTCTCCACCGATAACGAGGCCTCGCTCACCTCTCCTTACACGGGTGCAGTCGACCGAGAAGCCGGCTCCACCCTCTCCGCCGTCGTTCACCTCCTTTCCTTCGGCAGCCGAGAAAAAAGGTGGCCTGAGGAAACACGGTGTGGAGGAATACCGTATGCTGCAAAGCCTGCAGGAGATTGAAGgagaaaacacactcacagatacgCTCCAGACTGCAAACAAGCAGGACTCGCCTTCTGTCGCAGACTCGGGACTTAGCAAGAAGGACAAACCGTCTGCAGGAAAAGAGCCAAGTTCTTCTAAAGCCTATGATTCCATCAAAACCATCTCTACAGCAAAGTGGGAACCTGCAAAGCAAGACAAATCTGCATCAAAGAGCCCAGCTACACAGGATACAATCTCTGACGTGAAAGGACAACCTGCAGGGAAGACACCATTACTGCGCGTAGAAACCACTGTACCAAAAATGCCAGAGTGCCAGGCTGAGCGCGAGAAAGGAAAAGTGGTGTGGGTGAACGactcaaaaaataaatcagagctTGTTGAACTGGGGAAGTGTGTGAAGACCCCCCAGACTGTAGAGGTTAAAATGGAAGTCGGGAGCAGAGGTGGTGAGAGCAAGGCTAAAGCTCCAGCACCTCCAGTGACGGACGCAGGTGTGCtacaaacaaaatccaaaatggAGAAGTCTTCAGTCCACTCTGGGTCAATCCGAACCCTCCGAGAAGAGCGCTCTCAGCTGGAGGTTTTGGAGGAAAGCCCGGCTTCCCCATCTCCTTCCACTCCATCCCCCAGCACTGGCAAATCTCGCACCATCTCCCCTGGTGACCGCTCGAGCTTCGTCACTCAGCTCACCAGCGTGGCCAAAACCGTGCTCGGGCCCATGAAGCTGGGGTCACAGGACGGCGGGAAAGGGAAGGACTCCAGCGCCAAAACTAGTGAGGACAAGCGTTCTGGGACACTGGGAAAATCTGAGGCTTCCTCAGGGGCCTGGCGCATAGCAACAGGAACGTGGCCTGGACCAGGATCCTCCAAATCAAAGAGCTCTAACAAGCATTCCTAACTTCCTGTATGGGAGGAAATGAGAAGTAAGCGATACTTAAAGCGATGACCTAATACTTCCACAACCACCAAATTAACACTTAacccaaataaaaaataaaaggtgcTCTCGATCTGTCATCGTTagatgcgtgtatgtgtataggcagtttttaaagctgcagtatgtAACTTTTAAGGATTCTCAGAAGAACATTTTGTAACGTGGGTAgttgtgtgtaacatctgtttACGTTCCAGTTGTAATGAAGTAAGACCCGGGGTTGTGGCCGTGTAGCCGTTATCATCTTTGACCTTTACTGTTTTAAGGCTTTTCAGGGCCACGTTCAATAAGGGGCGGAGCTTAAGCTAGATTTAGTCAGCCAGTCGCAAATTTGATCACATCAGTTTGAAcattgttagctagctagcaaatgtAGCCACATAGCAAAATAGTTTACTCGATATTGCTGTAATTTCTATTAAAAGAAAAGTTATATACTGCAgctttattgtaaatgtaacaccagatcagtgtatagcaattaaagcactgtgtgtgtgtgtgtgtgtgtgtgtgtagctgcatGGTAGATATTGTGAATAGAGAatatgatatttaaaaaaaatactacgcAAAGACCTGATGCTAGTGAACATCGTACACATCCGATTGTCATAACATGTCTCTATAGCAACAGCATGTCAGTGATGTCATATCAAACGCTCTCAATAGCGACGGGTGGCAGAGCCTGTCGCTTCTCTAATAGCATAATGACAAATTAATGAATAGCTCTCCTTACTTGAAGATGCGTAATACACAGTCAGAGGTTTGCTAACACGCTGGGATGAAAGCAATGCGTTATTTCACCACTTACACTCGTAAACACCTGACTGGTCCTGCAACATCTCCAGCTTGCTACTGATCGCTTTCCTTCACGACACCTGTGGTGGACACTGAGAAGTGTGTGAGGCGTAAACGGAGTGTTTAATGTCCCAGAGAATGTGTCCCAGAGAATGTGTCCCAGAGAATGTGTTCAAGTTTTGTCTCTAATATTAGCCTTCTACCACTAAGTTAGCCTTCTCTCACTGAGTTGGCCTTCTCTTTCAAAGGAATTTCAGAAATTCGCTGTCTCTAGTGTCAGCTTTCTCTCGAAAAgtttagttttctttttaagGTTAGATTTCTCTCAAAAATTAGCTGTCTCTAGGGTTAGCTTTCTCTCGAAAAGGTTAGCTTTTTATCTAAGGTTAGCTTTCTCTCAAAAATTACCAGTCTCTGGTTTAGCTTTCTCTCAAAAAAgtttagttttctttttaagGTTAGCTTTCTTTCCAAAATTTGCTGTCTCTAGGGTTAGCTTTCTCTCAAAACTGTTAGGTTTTTATCTAAGGACAGCTATTTCTCAAAAATGTGCTGTCTCTAGGCTTAGCTTTCTCTCAGAAAGATTAGTTTTTCTCTCAAAAAGGTAAGCTTTCTATCTAGGTTTAGCTTTCTCTCTCAAAAATTCGCTGTCCCTAGAGTTAGCTTTCTCTCAAAAAGTTTAGCTTTCTCTATAAGATTAGCTTTCTCTCTCAAAAATGAGCtttctctaaaaaaaattaGCTGTCTCTAGGGTTAGCTTTCTCTCAATAAAGCTTAACTTtctcgcaaaaaaaaaaaaaagttagcttTCTCTCAAAATTTTGCTGTCTCTAGGGTTAGCTTTCTCTTTAAGGTTAGCTTTCTCTCTCAAAAATTAGCTTTCTCTCTAAGGCACGCTCTCTTTCTGTAAGGTTAGCCTTTATTTACTGGTTGCTCAGAATTTAGACCGTTTAAGTACAGACACGCTCTTAAACCGAATTGAGGATTTTTGCTCCGCCCCCTTTTACAAGAAGTCACAGTTTGTACGTTAGAGAGCACAttttacaccacagtgctgctgagttctgatatctgattggtcaggaactGTTGATTCTTTTTCTACAGCAGCGGCTCTGACAGTAGTACAGGTTTTTGTGCTAGTTCTAGGGTTATTGTTTTATAGAGCAACAGATCAGTCACAGATACTCGAACCACCGTCCTGATTACTGTCCTGACTTGTAGAATTGTAGGTTTAGGTTCTCTGGGCCTTTAAACACTGAAAACGGAACAAATTTACTTTAAAGAACATGGAAGattaactggtgtgtgtgtgtgtgtgtgtgtgtgtgtgtgggtgtgtgtgtgtgtgaaactcttCCTACATATGCAATGAGAGCTTTCTCCTGTGTGTAATTTAATGTAGACTTTGTTTTCacactgttttttctttcctatttCTTACTTGACTACGTTTTATACTGTGTGAGTAGATGTGATTTCCAACAGTTAGTAAGTGGCAAATAATGTTCGGATTTGCTTGTTTACACGGAGTACCGCCCCTGCATCTTAGCTGACATCCAGAATGTTCCATCATGTCACTAGATGAACAACGTTTCCATGTTGCGTCGTGCTATCACGTCTGTGGATGTGtttaacagtgcagtgtgtagcgTTTAGAGGTTATAACcgcgttattattattattattattattattattatatgatatcGAAACCTCACTACCGCCCTCCATCTTCAGCATTTACATCGAGACAATGTGATTTACAACGTGCTCATGAGGTGTGGTTTGGCTCTAacctgccccctagtggacaaAGCTTTTATTCCATTAATCATACAGAGCATCTGAGCCAATGGACTGTTGTTCATATTTATTCTGGTCCAGAAATTAGCCTCTTTTCCAAAAAGAGTTTCAGCTCACACTAGGTTCAGGGcacttgacatttacattttacatttacactgatcatgtataacattatgaccactgaccagtgaagtgaataacactgagtatctcctcatcatggcacctgttagtgggtgggatatattaggcagcaagtgaacattttgtcctcaaagttgatttgTTACAAGCAGGAACAATGGattttgagctttgagtttgatgaatgaacaaattgtgatggctagaccactggatcagagcatctccaaaactgcagctcttgtggggtgtgccgtctgcagtggtcagtatctatcaaaagtatcctttagtTCCTGTAATTTGTGAGGTGTTGCCCTTGGAGGCCctgatgctaacatcttggtgtcagataccacagcacacctttagagatctagtggagtccatgccttgatggggtcagggctgttttggcagcaaaagcgggacggacacaatattaggcaggtggtcataatgttatggctgatcagtgtatattcttTTGCAAACTTTAATATGCAAAAAAGACACAAGATCTCACAAAAACAAGTTGTTGTACTGTAGATGTGATGAAGCCTGATGGAGAGCTAATaatgtatttcatttcaaaatattcAGCATAGCAGTGATATTCCtttacaatatattgccaaaagtattgggacacccctccaaatcattgaggtttgtttttcaggggtttggctcggccccttagttccagtgaaaggaactcttaatgcttcagcttcataccaagacattttggacaatttcatgctctttgtgggaacagtttggggatgaccccttcctgttccaacatgactgcacaccagtgaccaaagcaaggtccataaagacatggatgagtgagtttggtgtggaggaacttgactggcctgcacagagtcctgacctcaaccccacagaacacctttgggatgaattagagtggagactgtgagtcagaccttctcgtccaacatcagtgtctgacctcacaaatgtacttctagaggaatggtcaaaaattcccataaacacactcctaaaccttgtggaaagccttcccagaagagctgaaactgttatagctgtaaaggacgggacaactccatattacattcatgtgcaggtaaaggcagacgtcccaaaacttttggcaatacagtgtatcaCAATAATTCTCCTATCTTTCATCTTGGGTTACAATGGTCATTTCTGAAAATAAACGTTAAAGGATTTAATTGTTAAACTTACTGAAGGTTACTGAACAGAACTGTGAGGTTTCCTCAGACTTGTAGAATCCAGCTGCCTAAACGAAACACCAACACTTTTCTAAAAGGTGAAAACATGTACATATAAAACACACGCACAGATTCACTCACGTTACGTCATATAAACCACACTGACGTTTCATTTCAGCCGGCGTTCCTGAGGtactgtgtgttctgctctgcgCTAGTGTGTTCGATGAGCTCCTGTCATAGacgatgttttgtgtgtgtgtgtgtgtgtgtgtgtgtgtgtgagaattgtTAGAGTGTCTCGGTGTCTAGATTCACGTAGGCGTTACATTGTTTTCCACTTTGTTGTTGTGGAATAAAAACCACTGTAAAGAATGCACTTTATTTATCACACATATTTAGAGGGGGTCCAAGCAACGGTAACAAGATGaccagtttctctctctctctctctgtctctctgtcttttaggAGTTGTAATTTTGTTTCCTTGTGACTAATATGCACTGTACAGTTCCATTTAAAATGTGATCGATGTCAGTGAGCTGAATGGATCTTTGTAAACATGGGTTTGTCCACCAGTCGTACCCAAAATGGCCACGTGATGGTTCCCTTATCTGTTTTTTACTAGTTTGTGGGGCAATAAATTATGGTTTGTCCATCATATCTCACACTCTTCtttcatcacatctcacatccTGGCTGTCGGGACATTCCCACCTGCTGGCCGAAGTGCTTGGGCCCCTGTATTAgccattttaatttgtttacatGTTGCTTTTGGTTTTAtgatcagttttatttattttattttattttatttgctgtaaATGATCTAGCATGTTCATATTCAGATCATGTACTCGGGTTTATTcgaaatatttacttttttgcATTTGAtcataaaatgctttttttttatactgtttatttatttattgtttacaagggtgttttttttccatttcattttcctCAGGCAATGTTGTGAAGCAATGCAAAACAAAGAGGCTGAAGTGcagtaataatgataaaaataataaaaaataaagatttcaaGTGATTGTCTTTATTCAACCTCTTCCTCAAGCGCCTTTACAAGtatataaacattatacatggtttaacacacacacacactctctctctctctctctctctctctctctctttccctctctctgtctctctgtctctgtttctgtctctctctctctctctgtctctctctctgtctctgtttctctctctgtctctgtctctctctgtctctctctctgtctctctctctctctctgtctctttctctctctgtctctctttccctctctctgtctctctgtctctgtttctctctctctctctctctctctctctctctctctgtctctctctctgtctctgtttctctctctgtctctgtctctctctctctgtctctgtctctctctctctctctgtctctttctctctctgtctctctttccctctctctgtctctctgtctctctgtctctgtttctctctctctctctctctctctgtctctctctgtctctctctgtctctgtctctctctgtttctctctctgtctctgtctctctctgtctctctctctgtctctctctctctctcgcagtcCCCTCCAGTGCTCCTCTGTTACTGACCACAGACAGGGAGGCCCCCAGTCATATAAACAGGGGCCTGTCTGACAGGTAGTCAGCAATCCAGGAGATGGTGGTTGAGCTGGCACCCATTCTCACTCAGCAGGAATGGTTGGATGGTGTTGAAGGcagtagaaaaataaaatatatatatatatatatgatcctCACAGTACCACTGCTGCTATAAAGGTAGGAGTGAGCATGCTGCAGGAGATAGATGACCGCATCGTCCACACCTACATGAGGCTGGTAAGTAAACTGGAGTGGGTCCAGTGCAGGTTTCATCTGTGGGACCAGATGGGCTAAAACTATTCTTTCCAACACCTTCATGTCAAAGCAAAAGGTCTGTAGTCTCTGAGGCAGATGTGGTGGCTTTCTTAGGCATCTGTACTAGACAAGATGTTTTCCACAGCACCGGTACTGCGGCTTTCCTGCATCAGACTTAGATCGTAGATGTACTTCAGGATAGCGGAGTAGTGCAGGACCTCAGAACCAGGCTCTCACCTGGTTGGTCATCACAGTCAAGTAAGAGGATGTGGTCAGTCCAGTGGAGGTAGGAATTGGGGGGTTGTGGTCAGGGATACCCAGCATGTGAGGGTGTGAAGACTCTGTGGAATTGAACTTGTTAAAAACACATTGAGTTAACGAACTGCTCTGTCCAAGCTGTCCCCCTGCAGACGGTTCTTCATACTGAAGCCTGTGATCTGCTTCATGTCCATCCTTCATGTCCCTGATGTTGTTTTGCTGAAGTCTACAAGTTCTCCCGCAGGTTCTTCCTTTTCACCAGACCTGAAGGTGTTCTTCTTCTACCAGAGGTGATTGACATGGTGAGCTAACAAACACAGCTAGGGGTCAGGAGTTATTTTTAGCAATAGTGTAAGTATACTGTTCCCTGCTCTACTTTTACTCTCTCTACCaggatgacaaaaaaaatattaaaaaagtcattaaaatattgattaaaatatatatatatatttatattttaaatatatttattttaataaaaaaaaataataataatttaaattaaatataattttatatttattcatatttatatttattaaaataaattaaatgtaattaaaaaattttaCCTGATATCACTAAAACCAATAAACACGccaaattatatataaatatattttatataaaatataaattttaatattatatttataatatatgttatatattattataatataaattttgACCTTTATTCGGATCACTCTGATTGGCTTGCTCGACTGTGACGTAACCTTTTTCCAGCCAATCAGCTGCGTTGCTACATGATGTACAAAGTAAATAGGAAGTGAGAGATAACTGAAAGTTTTGGTGTCAGTAATGTGGGAGATGTTCAGCAGGAGTGCTCTGATATGGAGGAATAATGATTAATATTACAGATAAATACACGGTAAGTGTTTAATAACGTCTCTAACAGCGGGGGAATAAATGTCGGTCACTCAGCTGCGTTATTAACGCTACTAAAGTCAGGGGAATGAATAACGCTGTGGAGCTCCAACACTACAAACTCCTAACCTTATTTTActccattttatttaattaatcatctacatatatttttatttaaagtaatataGATGGAAATGTTCTACTTTGATCAAGAAAACATAGTTCAGTTTAGAGTAGGGATAACAATAAGCCGTcacgtgcgcgcgcgcgcgcacacacagtaAGAAAGGTTGTTGATGCTGGCCTCTAAGTTTGccatggtgagagagagagagagagagagagagagagacagacagacagagagagagagatgttctactgtgataaagaaaataatgttcattttcacacacacacacactactatcaGTAATTCCAGCTGAAATAGAAAGGTTGTTGATGCTGGGTTCTCAGGTTGCCATGGTGAGCAGGACCAACAGAGCGACATGATGACTTCTGCATGCCCTGAAGAGGTGAACTCTACAGAAGACCTGGAGTCGTTTGAGTTCGTCTCGCACCCTGAACCTtcagaccacacacactccttagaccacacacactccttagtGGCAGTGAAGGATAAAGCCAGGCTGAGGAGCAGGCTGGTGTCGGCATGGAACAGTGTgaagtatggaggtgtgtgtgaacctGCACTGAGGTTTAAACATGAGACAggagtgtagtagtagtgtgtgtgtgtgtgtgtgtgtgtcttaatgaactctgtgtgttacaggttGGACTTTGAAAACTAAATCTCGTCTGAGTAAAACCTCTCCTGTGTGTATGCTGGGTCACACATACCACCTGAGCTGTGAAGGTATTTATCAcccccacacagacacacacacacacacacacatacacatatacacacacactcactcaaacaaacacacataaacacacaatttTCTCAAATGTTTATCcctatgatctgtgtgtgtgtgtgttagatgagaAGCAGCTGTTCCGGTGTGTGTTCTCATCTCTATTCTGGATGACATACAGGAGAGGTTTCTCCTCTTTGCACGGATCATCTCTGACCTCAGACAGTGGGTGGGGCTGCACGCTGCGCTCCGCCCAGATGCTGCTCGCACAGGCACTCAAGCTACACACACTGCCTGCAGgtatgcacacattcacacacaatctcacacacacacacacacactcgcgtgTTCATGCTCTCCTGTGTTCAGGATGGAAGTGGCAGGGAGCTCATCACCAGACCAGGGACGACCTGGAGCTCAGACGCTCTCGACCCCTTATGCTGGGATTGGGACGGAACCAGAGGGTGGGGCAGAGGAGGCGGAGTGAGGGTGCCATACTGGATGTGGATGAGGATGGGCAGGAGGGCGGACACCGGCGTCTAGTGGCGTGGTTCGGGGACACGCCGTCTGCTCCTTTTGGCCTGCATAAGCTGGTGGAGTTGGGGCGGTCGTCGGGGCAACGGGCAGGTGACTGGTACGGTCCATCAGTCGCCTCACACCTGCTGCGGTAAGACACTGTGTCAGTGACCATTAGTGTCCATTTCTGCATTCCTCTAGTGTGTActgctgttagtgtgtgtgtgtgtgtgtgtgtgtgtaagagagagagacagaagacagagagacagaaagaaagagaaacagacagacagagagagagagagagagaaagatagaagacagagagagagaaaaaaagagacagacagaaagagagagagagaaagatagaagacagagagaaagagagggacagacagacagacagagagagagagaaagatagaagacagagagagagagaaagagagagacagacagaaagaaagagagagagagaaagagagagagagacagacagacagagagagagagagagagacagacaaatagagagagtcagagagagacagacagagagagacagagaaatgaacaagcaaaaaagacagaaacagtggttttgtgtgtgtgtgtgtgtgtgtgtgtgtgtgttacagaaaggCAGTAGCAGCGTCTGAACTGAGTGACCTGGCTGTATATGTTGCACAGGACTGTACAGGTGAGTTACACACTGCCACTACACACCTGTCCACTGAGGAAGAccacagaagagaagagtttTATTATCTGAGTATGAAGCTGTTTATAAAGTCACTTCTaggaaaggagagaggaagtgaaGAGAAAGGAATTCAAACattaactaacacacactacagcactggtCAGTTCTGCGttctggtcagaaggtgtgaaGTCGTTTCCTGCAACAGCAGCATTACAgtaatgcacttgttctaatgTTGTAGTGTTTCTATGGCAACGGCTCATTT encodes the following:
- the LOC131362931 gene encoding cysteine protease atg4da-like, whose product is MMTSACPEEVNSTEDLESFEFVSHPEPSDHTHSLDHTHSLVAVKDKARLRSRLVSAWNSVKYGGWTLKTKSRLSKTSPVCMLGHTYHLSCEDEKQLFRCVFSSLFWMTYRRGFSSLHGSSLTSDSGWGCTLRSAQMLLAQALKLHTLPAGWKWQGAHHQTRDDLELRRSRPLMLGLGRNQRVGQRRRSEGAILDVDEDGQEGGHRRLVAWFGDTPSAPFGLHKLVELGRSSGQRAGDWYGPSVASHLLRKAVAASELSDLAVYVAQDCTVYVGDVIRLCGAGQSELSTRFHSVIILVPVRLGGETLNPVYIPDVKRLLELKCCVGIIGGKPKHSLYFLGFQDDQLLYLDPHFCQAAVDVGQPHFPLESFHCKTVRKLPFHRMDPSCTLGFYARSRRDFETLCSDVTMALTSSTNTYPIFTLAEGSGPDQREQLELTFDPEVHIPPKDKGRLKSKRSSMDEFVLL